The region GAGTTTCGGGCGGTCAGCCACTGCTACCTACGCCCCAAATACCCCAACTGGCCCTACAACCTCTTCGCGATGGTCCACGCCCAGAGCCAGGAAGCCTGTGACGAGCTCATCGACGAGATCGCCCGGGAGACCGGGCTCAAAGAGTACGGCAAACTCTACTCCACCCGTGAATTCAAGAAAAAGAGACTGGTCTATTTCGATCCCGCCTTCGAAGAATGGGAACGGAAATATGAAGGATAAGAAGTCGCACGCCGCAAGCACGGGCCTTCGGCCCTCACTTCATAATTTGTGTTAGGTGCTACGTGTTACGTGTTACGTAAATATCAACGCTCACCACAATTCGGTTACTCATTACTCCGTTACTCGGTTACTCGTTATTCAAGTCCCATCTGCTGCTTGAAATCGGCAATACAGTTGGTGCAAGTCTTGATCTTATTGCTTTCGATGACCCGGTCCAGCGCTACAGGATCGAGCACTTTGACTTCGTGGGTTTTGCCGATTTCGATCAGGCCCTCTTTTTTCATCTTCTTGAAGATCCGGGAGAGGGTCTCGGGAGTCAGGTTGAGAATGGAGGCGACTTCGTTGTATTTGAGTTTACTGAAGATTTCACTGTTTTCCAGGAGCATCTTGGCCACTTTCGCCTCGGAAGAGTAGATCGTCTCTTTGTGAATCAACGAGGAGAGGACCATGATCTTGGAAGTGAGGGATTTGATGATCTCCAGGGAGAAATCGCTGTTGGAAAGGTTTTTGTAAATGATCTCATAGGGGATCAGGGCCATTTTCCCCTCGGTGACGAATTCACAGGTGGCGGGAAAAGGCATCTTCTCGAAACAGGCATACTCTCCCACGACCGCCGGAGCTTCAAAGCGGTTGATCTGAACCTGGGTCCCTTTGGGAGAGGTCTTGTAGAGTTTGACGGTCCCTTCGATCACCACATAGAGATACTCTCCCCGATCCCCCTCGTAGAAGACAATCCCATCCTTCCCATAGCTACGGACAATAGTATGCTCTTTGAGCTCGGTCACGTTCTGATCGGATAGATTGGAAAAGAGTTGTATCTCGCGCAGGTCATACATAGGCAATTATCCTTCTCAATGAAGAAGAATTGTAGCAGAGATTCCTGAGCCGGCTATAAAAAAATTCATAGTATTTCAATTGAAGCTCTTGGTGACAGCATCCCCAAGGACCCGAAGCTACTCGGCAAACCACCGGAGCGTCTCGCGAAGCTCGACCACCTTGCCGACGACAATCAGAGCCGGGGTCGGGATCCCGGCTTCCTTCACTCGGGCATATATGTTTTCCAGGGTTCCGACGACACATTGCTGCTCCGGTGTCGTTCCCCGGGAGATCACGGCGGCCGGTGTGGCAGGGTCCCGCCCGATGCGAATGAGGTTTTCGGCGATTTTGCTCAGATTGTGCAGCCCCATGAGAAAAATGATCGTCTCATCGCTCTTCATACTCTCCCAGTCTACCTGGGACTGCTCTTTGTTGGGAGCTTCATGCCCGGTGACGACCTTGAAAGAGACCGCCACACCACGATGGGTCACCGGGATGCCGGCATAGGCGGGTACGGAGATAGCCGAGGTAACTCCGGGGATGAATTCGTAGGCGATTCCCCGCTCTTTGAGATAGGCCGCCTCTTCCCCTCCCCGGCCAAAGACCAGCGGGTCCCCGCCTTTGAGCCGGACAACGGTTTCGTGCTCGAGGGCATTTTGGTAAATCACTTCGTTGATCTGATCCTGAGGCAGCGTATGGCGGCCATCCTCTTTGCCCACATAGACAAATTTACAGCCATCCTTGGCTTCGTCGAGAATCTTCGGATTGGCCAGGCGATCGTAAATGATCACATCCGCCTGCCGAACGACGCGAAGGGCCTTGACCGTCAAAAGATCGATATCGCCGGGACCCGCACCTGTAAGATAAACCATCATTCCTCCAAGTAATGAGTAACTAGTAACTAGTAACTAGTAACTAGTAACTAGAAATTTTTTCCATTTTATCATCGATCCGATGGAGCCAAAAAAAAATTCTCCATCCTCAATCTTCAATCTTCCATCCCTGTTATCTCAGCCATGCTGAGATAACAGGAGGGGTCTTCAGCCCAGAGATCTCCGTGGATCGCCCATGCCCGGCTGCGGCTGCCTCCGTTGCAAATGTCGATCACGCCGCAATCGGCGCATTTTCCCGAGAGCTTACGGGAATGCTCCCGCAGACGTGTGAGCAACTCATTCTCCTGATCCAGCCAAATCTCGCTGAAGGGCCGCTCGGTCATATTGCCGATGATATAGGGAAAGAATGGGTCGGGTTTGACATTGCCTTTCCAATCGATATTGACCAGTTTGCGACCGGCGCTGTTGCCGCCCCAGTTTCGCAGGCGCCGGGCCATCTCCCCTCCCAGCTCGGGGTAGCGCTCGGCGAACTTTTCGAGAAAGAGGATCGCATCCATCTCCATATTGCCGGTGACGATATCGATTTTGCGTCCCTCGTCGTGGTATTGGAAGGCTTTGTCGATGATGAACTCCACATACGTGCGGCGTTCTTCGGGCGTGATGTCGATCTTGAGATTCTCCAAGCCCCGTCCGCTGTATACCAGATGGGAGATGTAGATCTTGTCCACGCCGATCCGTTCGGCCAAATCAAAGATCTCGTAGAAGCTCCCCTGGGTCTCTTTGGTCAGGGTGAAACGGATCCCCGCATTGCCGCCGTGCTGCTGAATCAGGGCGATGGCATCCAGGCTGCGGCGATAAGCCCCTTCCAGACCCCTGAAAGCATCGTGGACCTCTTCGATACCGTCGATGCTGATCCCGATGTAGTTGAAGGTCTCGATGATCCGGTCGACATTCTTTTCACTCACATAGAGGCCGTTGGTGGAGAGGTAAGTGATGATCCCCGCCCGGCGCATCGCATCGGCGATGGTGAAGATATCTTTGCGGATCAGGGGCTCTCCCCCGCTGAAGATCACAAAGCGCACTCCCGCTTTGAGTAGCTCGGGGATCGCCCCGAGGATGAACTCCGTCGAGAGAAAATCTTCGCTGTTGGGATCGGCATAGCTGTAGCAGTGACGGCAGGCGAGGTTGCAGCGGTTGGTGAAATTCCAGATGGCGATGGAGCCGTCCAGCGAACGCTCCGGCTTACCTGCCGTCACCGAATCGATCAGGTTCGAGAGCCGGAACACTTAATGACTCACTTTGCGGATTTTGGGGGCGGGCTCGTCGGGCGCTTCGAAGAGGAAGATCCCCGAAGGTTTGGGCACCGGCCACATGAAGTGCTTCCACCACTTTTTGGGATCGGGGTCAGTCGTATGGTATGCCAGGACCTCGTTTTTGGTATTGACGCTGAAGTAGATCTCCGGTTCATCCTTGGACCAGCGCAGATGAAGGATCCAGCCCGGGAAGTGGAAAGTCCGGGCGATCTTGAACGTTTTGGCATCGATGATCTGCACATAGGGGAAATCTTTGCCGCTGAAGGAGACCGCCAGCCACTTTTTGTCGGGGCTGAGGGCGGTAAAGACGGGATTTCCCTTGACGTCGATGGCTCTCACCGGCTTGAAATCGTGATCGAAGACAAAGACCTTTTTGGCCCCGACCGCCGGGACGAAGAAGTAGCGGTCCGAAATGCTCCAGAATCCGAAATGGGGGACTTTGAGAATCCGATCTTTCCGGCCCAGGTCCAGGGGAATCTTTTTGTAGGTCATCGTATCGAGATTGAGCAGCCCCACCGCCGGAGAGTTGAAAAGCCCGGCGACATAGAGGTTTTTGTGGATCATCGCGTCGAAGGGGACTTTACCGATATTCTCGAACTTTTTGTAGAGCACGAAGTGGGGTTTGCCCTTGCCCTCATTCGCATCTTTCATCACCCAGATCTGATCCTTGTCCATCAATTCGAAGATGAGATAATTTTTGTAATTCTTGATCCCGACGTTCCGGCTGCCGGTCTTGATGCTCTCGATGGGGTTGAGATCGCGGTCGAGCACTTCGACGGTCTTGTTGTCATAGTTGGCCACGGCCAGGTAGTTGTCCCCGATGATGAATCCGATGGCGCTCTTGGAAGTCTTGTACTCTTTGAGCTTTTTGTTGTGTATAGGGTCGAACTTGATCACATAGCCATCGCGGGTGATGACGTAACCGTCGTTGCCTTTGAATTTCACCACCGCGTGGTTGAAATTGTGCATATTCTTGATTTCGTCATAGAGGAGATTGTGATCGATCACCGCCAAGGCGGAGTTTTCCCGCTCCACGACGAAGATCTTCTCCCGGGCACTCAAAGTACCGAAGAGTGCGGCCAGCAAAATGACGAGCAGTAGGGGTTTTCTCATTTTTTATCCTTGAAAAGCATAATAAAGTCGGTCAGAGCCTGAATCTGGGTGGCATTGAGATCATTGAAAGCCGGCATGGAGTTTCGGGCATAGCCCAGGGTTTTGGAGACCCGCTCGGGATCGACGATCTGAGCCATGATCTCTTCCCGGCTCCGTTTGTTGGCTATCGAATGAAAAGAGGGTCCGAAGGCTTCCGCCGTCTGATGGTGGCAGCCCCAGCAATACTCCTTGAAGAGGCGATACCCCGGAGTTCCCTCTCCCACATTGGCGGCCTGGAGCATCCAGGACAGACACAAAGCTGCCAAAACGACTCTTTTCATCTCGGATCTCTCCTTTTCGATAACCTTCAAACTGTTTCGACGGTATGATAACAGCTCTTCATTGAGGACCTGTTGACAGATATCAAAGCTTCTCTATAAAAGTAGAGAGTAGAATTCACTTTAAGATAATTATCAAAGTAGAGAACCTCCTGTGAAACAAGCAAATGAGCCAAAGCTGAACAAGATCGAACGCTACAAAAGAGAGCTTCCTCCCGCCGACTTTTCACCTGAGCGTGTCAAAGATTGGCAAAACGTGGACGAACGGTGCCGGTTCTATCTGAAAAATTTCGGCCTTTACAACAACAAGCTTCGTCCCGATCTCTGGATGATCCGTCTTCGCTTCGACGGAGGCCTCATCACGCCCGAGGCCCTCAAACTACTTGCCCGGATCGCACGACAGGAAACAGCCCGCCTCCTCCTGACCGCTCGGGGGCAGATGGAGCTTCACGACCTCAGGGCCGGCCGGGTCCTGCCCCTCTGGCGGGAGCTCAAAGCTGCCGGGCTGCAAACGTGCCAAGTCATTTCCGACAATTTTCGGGGCATCGTTATCGATCCTCTCGACGGCCTCGCCTCCGACAACCGCATCGAATGTCTATCCATCCTACAGGAGATCAGAGAGCGGGTCGTGGGCAAGCGTGAGTGGATCGGCACCCTCCCCCGCAAATTCAACACGGCCCTCATCGGCAGAGAGGCTCCCTCGTTCAACCCTTGGGGGAACGACCTCCTCCTGGCCCTGGCCCGCGATGGAGATCGATGGGGGTTTAACCTCTATCTGGGGGGTAAAAACAGTGAGACCGCCCGGGAGGCCGATATCTTCTGCCCTCCCGAAAGTGCGGCGGACCTTTTTGAAGCGGTCGCCAAAGTCTATCGGGAACACGGCCCGAGAGGCAGCCGCTCCAAAACCCGCCTCTTTCACCTCATCGAAGAGGTGGGAATGCCTCAAATCCGTGTGTGGATCGAAGAGGAGTCGGGCACTCCCCTGCCCCGGGCGGGAGAGCTCAGGATGCAAAGCAGCCACCGCAACCGAGACCATCTCCTCCCTATCCGCCGCTACGGCCGCCACGGAGAGATCAGCCCCGAGGAACTCGAAAAAGCCGTCCAAGAGGCCCAAAGCCACGAACACACCCTCCGTCTGACTCCCCACCAGGAACTCTGGGCTTTCGATCCGGACCTGGTCCATCAAGAAATTCAAAATCCCAAATCCAAAATCCCAAATCACGCTTCTACCGGAAGCGTAACCGCGTGTGCCGGCTCCCGCTACTGCCCCCTCTCCCTCTGGGACATCAAAGAAGACCTGGCGCTCCTCCCCCTGGGACGTCTGGAAAAGCTGGGGGTGAGCCTCGGATTCAGCGGCTGCCTCAAAGGGTGCGGACGACACTACCACAGCGATCTGGGGCTCATCGGCCTGCGCACCAACCTCTATGCCGAAACCGAACGGGCGGCACGGATCTTCCTGGGAGCGCTCCAGGCACCCGAGCCTATGCCGGCGCGGATGCTCTACTACTCTGTGCCCCTGCGCAGACTCGGTGAATTGCTCCATACGATCCTCGATGATTATGAAGCCTCGGACAGGGCGGATTTCGAAACCTTCAGCCGAGAAGTTCTCGCACGCTACTCCATCGAGACTTTGCAGTTGTGGTATCTCGTCCGCCAACTCCATGAGCTCCCCAATAATCTCGTTGAGTTATTCTACGCAGGCGACGAATTCGTGCTCCTGTCAAAGATCGATGAACTCCCGGATATGCCGCAAAACCCCGAACTCTACGAAAAAATCAAACAACTCAGCCACCGCCTCTGGGATCTCGTTTGAGCCCTTCTGAATGCAACGGAACATTTTTGGATAAAATACTTCAAAATAAAGAACGGAAGTGGAATGAAATCACATTATGTCTGTTGCGAAGAGTGTGATGAGATCAGTCGCCTTCCCTATCCCCATCGCCCCGGAGTCTATCGCTGCCCCAATTGCCGTCATACACTTTTCCGATACTCTCCGGGGATGGTCGAGAAACTCTACGCTTTGAGTTTCGCCGCTTTGATCCTCTTTATGATCACCAATCTCTTTCCTTTTTTGAGCTTCGAAGTGATGGGGAACAAAGCGGAAGCCACCTTTACCACCGCATTCATTTATCTCTACAAAGAGGGGGATTACCTCATTGCCCTGGCGCTGCTGATGACGACGCTGGTGGTCCCGGCGATGCGGATCCTGCTGCTGCTCTTTCTGACCGGCCCCATCTATCATCGCATCGTTCCACGCTACGCATCGACGATGCTCAAGATTTTCGAAGCCATCACCCCGTGGGGGATGCTGGATGTCTTTCTGGTCGCCATCCTGGTCTCCATCGTCAAACTCGTCAAGATGGGGACGATCATCCCGGGAACTTCCCTTTGGGCCTTTGGCGCAATGGTCTTTGTCCTGGCCTATATGCAGATGATCTTCGATCCCCATCCCCTCTGGGACCTGATCGACAGAGCCCGCGGCCGGGAACCCGACCTTCCCAGGAAGAGTGAACGATGAGAGGGATCGATGCAGGCTATGGACGCTGTGAAAGCTGCGGGCAGCTCCTTCGTTTTCCTCCGCCTTTTCGGGGTGCCCGCACGGCACTTTGCCCCCGGTGCGGAAGTACGGTCCATCTCCGGCGGCCCGCTTCGATCCAGAACACCTGGGCGCTGGTACTCGCCAGCATTGTCTTTTATATTCCGGCCAACCTCCTGCCGATGATGCATGTCCACACCTTCGCGGGCTCGTCATCCGATACCATTATGAGCGGGATCATCTACTTCCTCGAGAGCGGTTCTTACCTCATCGGGATCGTCATTTTCATCGCCAGTATCTTCGTTCCCACCGTCAAAATCTTCATTCTGATCTATCTACTGCTTTCGATACAACGGGGTTGGCATCATGATCCGATACGCCGGCAAAAGCTCTATCTCTTCACCGAAATCATCGGCCGCTGGTCTATGGTCGATGTCTTCGTCGTCTCCATTATGATCGCCCTAGTCCATTTTAGAGGCTTGAGCGAAATCCGAACGGGACTGGGAGCACTTTTCTTCCTTCTGGTCGTCATCAGTACCATGCTCGCCGCTATGACCTTTGACCCCAGGCTGATCTGGGATCAAATCGAATTCAAGGCTTCCTCAAGGGATCTTTTAAAGCGGGATTCGGCATCCATTCAGTATGATGCACCATCAAAAAAGGATCTTCATGGCTGAGTCCCCCCTTCAACGTCCTCCGGGAGAAGAGTATGTCCGCGAAGCGATCTGGAGTCGCAAAAGGCATCATTTTTCTCCCGTTTGGATCGTCCCGATTGTCGCGCTGATTATTGGAGCGGTCCTCGTTTGGCAAAATCTGAGCCAGCGCGGGCCGGCTGTTCAGATCCTTTTCAAATCGGCGGCGGGGATCACCCCGGGAAAATCGGTCGTCAAATACAAAGATGTCATCGTCGGGAAAGTCGAGGACGTCCGTTTCAGCGACGACCTGGGCTCGGTCATTGTTACCGCCAGATTGACCAAAGAGATGCGTCCCTACCTCAGCGAAAAAACCCTTTTCTGGATCGTCCACGCCCGTCTGAGCGCTGATTCCGTCGAGGGCTTGGATACCCTCCTCTCCGGGGCCTATATCAGTATGGACCCGCATAAAGGCAAAGAGTCGGTCCGACGCTTCAAAGGTCTGGTCAATCCCCCCGTGATTACCGACCGGACTCCCGGAAAACGGTTCATCCTCGAAGCCCAAAGCAAAGGCTCCCTCCAAATCGGTTCCCCGGTTTACTACAAACAGCTCAAAGCGGGAACTGTCGTCTCCTACCACTTGGCACCCAACGGCAGAACCGTCCTGATCGATGTCTTTATCCAAAAACCTTTCAGTGATCTCATTACCGACACGACCCGGTTTTGGAACGCCAGTGGTATCGATGCCCACATCGGTGCTGACGGAGTCGAAATCCGTACCGAATCCCTCACCGCCATTCTTTCGGGGGGAATCGCCTTCGACAATTTCGAAGTCTTCGGACCCGGCAGTAGGGTACAGGACGGGCATCATTTCGTCCTCTACAATACGATCAAAGAGGCCAGGAAGGTCACGTACACCCGGGAACTTTACTTCTGGGTCTACTTCAACGAGTCAGTTCGCGGACTCAAAGCCGGTGCCCCGGTGGAGTTTAGAGGGGTCAAAGTGGGTGAAGTGGTCAATCTCTTCCTCGTCGGCGATGTCAAAACCGCCAATTTCAAAATCCCCATCCTAATCAAGATTGAGCCGGAACGCTTCACGATCACCGGACGGGAGCGCAATGCCAGTAAGGGGATGGATCCAAAGGTCTTCAAGGCCCTGGTGGACAAAGGCCTCCGGGCGCAGCTTCAGAGTGCCAACCTCCTCACCGGTTCTTTGCTGATCAACCTAGATTTCCATCCCGACGCTCCCAAGGCAAACCTTATCAAAGAGAATGGTCTCTATGTCTTTCCCAGTGTCCCCGCTACGATCGAGACACTCAAAAACAATGTCCAATCGATTCTGAACAATCTGGCCGCCATCCCCTTCAAAGAGATCGGGGAAGAGACCCGTCAGATCCTTGGCGATGTCAGACAGAAGACGCTCCCCGGTTTCGACGCGACGCTTCAGGGGGTCAACCGGGAGCTGCTGCCCTCCTTTGTCAAGCTGATCGATCAAAGCAATCAAACCCTGGAAGAGATCCGCAAAAATTATCTCGACACCAATGCGCAGATCCACCGCCAAATGCTGAAACTGATGAATGAAATCGAAGAGACCAGCCGGTCCATACGTGAACTCAGCAACTATCTGAACCGGCATCCGGAATCTCTGATAAGAGGACGCTAAATGAAGAAACTGACTCTGTTATCTTTTGCTCTGCTCACCCTCTTTTTGGCAGGGTGCAGCAGCCGATCCGAATACTACCGCCTCCAGCCCCGTCTGCAACCTCATCGGGATGTCACTCCCCTTTCCACTCGGCACATTGTAGGAATCGGGGAAGTGCAGGTAACCGACTATCTTCAGCAAAAGGCCCTCACCCTGCGCCTAGGCCCCAGCCGATTGAAAGTCAAAGAAAACGCTCTCTGGGCTGGGTCTTTGGACAAAAATATCCAAAAAGTCCTCCAGCACAATCTGGCCCAACTGGTCCCTGACTATACCTTTCTCTCCTACCCCTGGGAAGAGCCTCTCTCGGACCGGACCCGGATTTATGTGACTGTTGACCGTTTCGACGGTGACAGCAACGGCACCGTGGTGCTGGAGGGGCATTGGAGTCTCGTCGACCGGGAAAAAGACCGAATGGTTTTAGGTGAAGATTTTCATTATATGCAGAGAGGAGCGGCGAACCTCCCCGGCATCGTCGCCACGCAAAATCGCCTCCTGGAGCGGCTCAGCCGTCGGATCGCATCGAGGATTCGTCAGCGAACCCGTTGACGCCGTTCATAAAAAACCCTATTCCGCCCCAAATTCTTGGCCTGATAGAGTGCTTTATCCGCACGACGAAACATTTTGTGAGCATCCCGGGCATCCTCTTCCGGATTGAGGGTCGATACACCGCAACTGCAGTGGAGTTGCACTCCGTTTTCGTACTTTATTTCCATAATCTTTCGACGGATCTCTTCGGCCAACTCTATTGCCTCATCCAAGCTTCTCTGACTCAAAACGACAAACTCTTCTCCTCCCCAACGCGCCAGAAAATCTTTGGGACCGATACACTGTTCCAAAACCCTGGCAACATCCGTCAAAACCTTATCTCCAAAATCGTGCCCATACCGATCATTAATGGCTTTGAAATGATCCAGGTCGATTAAAATCATACTCAGTTGCCCATTCTCGCTGAGCGCTTTTGGGATCAAACTCTCGAATTTACGGTTGAAAGCAAAGCGATTGTTTAGCCCGGTCAATTCATCTCTTTTGGCCTGTTTACGATAAAAATCCCTCGAAGAGATCAACTCAGTAATTTCAGAGAGCGCCACAATCCGATGACCGGTCTCCGGATTTGATGAGAGAGAGACGTTGTAGAAAGTCTCAGAGTCTTCAAAGGGTTTTTTCAATGCCACAATTCGACGGGATGAGGGAAGCGCTTCAATCTCTCGTACCCATTCAAACTCTTCTCTACTTTCCGGAGCGAACCCTTCTTCCCAATCAACCATATATTGGGCAAGAGATGGAAGCTTTTGGCGGCACATTTCCAATGAATCACACCCTATGTATTCCAAATACCCTCTGTTGAGAAAAATTGCTTTCATTTGCCGATCGAGGACAACAAGCATATTGCCTTTGATAGCAGAAATCTCTTCCATAATGATTCGTTGCTGCTCGACGCGCCTTTCCAACTCTATTTGATGCTCAATTTGCCGAATCTTATCTTCCAAAAGTTCAAGATTGATCGGTTTTAGGAGGTAATGATCTACCTTGAGTTCAATCGCCTTCATAAGAAAACGAGTGTCACTGTGAGCTGTCGTAACAATAATGGCTTGGGAGGGGTTGATCTCTTTGATCTGGCGGATCATCTGTGAGCCGTGCATTCCCGGCATCTCCAAATCGGTTATGACGATATCGGGTTGATGCTCCCGATAGAGTTTCAATCCCTCTTCACCGTTTTCTGCGGTCAAAACTCCTCCGGAAGCTACGTGACGCAGATAATAGCCCAATTCTTCCCGTATCCCTTCCTCATCTTCTACAAAAAGAATCTTTAGCTCACTATTCATTGTTTCTATCCTCAAAATCAAGTATCACGCGCAACCCTTCCTCTCCATTCTCAACTCGGATCTTCCCGCCGAATTTTTTCTCTATAATTTCTTTAGAAATATAAAGTCCGATTCCCGTTCCTCCCGGTTTGGTGGTAAAATCAGCTTCAAAGAGCCGATTGAGTAACCCTTCATCTGCTACGCCGCCGGCACTATCTTCGAAAACGATTTGCCGATTCTTCAATATTACCCGAATCCATCGTGCTCCGCCTTTTTTATGTTCAAGCGCCTCTTTGGAATTGGTAATCAAACTGAGGAATATCTGCTGGAATTCACTTTTGATGCCCTCGAGCTCGAAATCGTCACCTTCAATCCCCCTAAACTCTATCCCGTTATTCCTCAGATCCAGAGAATAAATAGCAAATATGGCTTTGATTGCTTCCCGGACACTAAATTGTTTTTTCCCTTCCCTGTTATGGAAAAAATTTCTGAAATCTTCGATTGTCTGATTAAGGAAATTGATTCGATCCAGGTTTTTCCCGACAAAACGATCAATAAATTCCTCATCAACTTCCCCATCCCGGTAACGGTATTTCAGGTTTTGAAGGCTAAGCGCCAGGGAGTTGAGCGGCTGACGCCACTGATGGGCGATCACTCCGATCATCTCCCCAAGAACCGCAAGTTTCTCTCTTTCCCGGATCATTGTACGCTGAGCTACGACTTCCTCCGTGGCCTTTTGAACCTCCTTCGTCAATAACTTGTTGTGGCCCTTTAGCAACCAATGTCGATAGAGCAGAAGGATTACCAGGATCAAAACGACACTCAGAGCAAGATAGAGTTTTTTATAATCAAAGGGTTCAATCAATTTCTTTTGACCGATCCAGTAATTATAAAGAGCATTTTTTTCTACCGGATTGATGGTGGCCAGTGCCCCATCCAACTTGTGTAAAAGCTCGGGCTCCTTTTTTGTGACGGCTACGGAGAGCCGGTATTTCATCTCGGTATAACCGGCGACTCTCAAATTCTTTAGATTGAATCGGTTGATGTAATAAGCAGCAACAGGTATCGTGGCGATGGTGGCGTAAGCTTCCCCTTCGGCAACTTTTTGCAAGGACTCCAGATAATTTTTAGTCTCGATGATTTTCATAGTAGGATAGAGCTGCTTGAGCCGGCTGATGAGCCCCGAACCCCTTTTCCGGGCAATTGTCTTATCAGCCAATTCGGAGAGATTATTGACGAGCGGTTTATCCTTGCGCGTGATGATCACCAAACGGTAAGAGAGATAAGGCCGGGTAAAACGAGCATATTCTTTACGCTCCTTGGTAGCTATAGCCGCCGGCAGGATTTCGCATTTACCCTCTTTTAGATATTGTTGGGACTCGACCCAACTTCGCGTCGGAACATTACGAAACTCCACATTGAGTTTATTTTCGACTAGACGTAATGTATCGATGGCGATTCCGGTCATACGGCTCATATTTCCGTCCTTGGCAAACTCGATCGGTTCCCAATTGGGATTGTTGCACATCAAAACCACTCGTTTATGTCGATAAGGTTTTATCTGTGTCCCCACCGCTTTGAGCCGATCCGGATTCTGAGGAGATTTATCCAACCATTTCTTTGACAAAGCCTCCAGCTCCCGATTATCAATCGTATACATCGCCTTCTGGATAATATCCCTGAGCATTTTGAGTTTGGGCCCTGTGGCGATGCTTAATCCTCGCTCCATACGCTTATCCGTCAGAACCGAAATATGGCGAATTAGGATCTTTTCTCTTTGAATCAGCGCTTTGGCGACACTATAACTGGCAATCGTAGCGTCACTCTCATTGTTCTCCACCGAGTGTAAGCAATCGAGAAGAGAAGGTTTCGTTTTGAGAAGTATTTCGGGGTAATAGGTTTCAAGAAAATGGTGGATAAAAAAATCTTTAGGAACGCACACCTTCTTACCCATTAAATCGTTCATCGTATTGATCGATAGATCTTCCGTAAAAATCGCTTTGCGGGTAGAGGCATAGGGTTCAGTAAAATGGAGGGATTCTCCTCGTTGGGGAGTATAAATGACATTGAGCATCACATCGAGCTTCCCCTCCTTGATCATCTTTATAAATTCACTCCAAGTTGGCCCGTGGATGTATCGGACTTTCACACCGAGTCTCTTGGCCAGGAGGTTCATATAATCGATGGAGAGCCCCTGGGCTTTACCGTCCTTGTAAAAATTGTAGGGAGGATAATCCATTTCGTTATGAACGGTAATGACAGGATGTTTTTTGAGAAATGCTTTCTCCTGATTACTCAAGTGCAAACTGTTTTCCGCCAAAAGCGGAAGAAT is a window of Nitratifractor salsuginis DSM 16511 DNA encoding:
- a CDS encoding paraquat-inducible protein A, whose translation is MRGIDAGYGRCESCGQLLRFPPPFRGARTALCPRCGSTVHLRRPASIQNTWALVLASIVFYIPANLLPMMHVHTFAGSSSDTIMSGIIYFLESGSYLIGIVIFIASIFVPTVKIFILIYLLLSIQRGWHHDPIRRQKLYLFTEIIGRWSMVDVFVVSIMIALVHFRGLSEIRTGLGALFFLLVVISTMLAAMTFDPRLIWDQIEFKASSRDLLKRDSASIQYDAPSKKDLHG
- a CDS encoding paraquat-inducible protein A gives rise to the protein MKSHYVCCEECDEISRLPYPHRPGVYRCPNCRHTLFRYSPGMVEKLYALSFAALILFMITNLFPFLSFEVMGNKAEATFTTAFIYLYKEGDYLIALALLMTTLVVPAMRILLLLFLTGPIYHRIVPRYASTMLKIFEAITPWGMLDVFLVAILVSIVKLVKMGTIIPGTSLWAFGAMVFVLAYMQMIFDPHPLWDLIDRARGREPDLPRKSER
- a CDS encoding intermembrane transport protein PqiB translates to MAESPLQRPPGEEYVREAIWSRKRHHFSPVWIVPIVALIIGAVLVWQNLSQRGPAVQILFKSAAGITPGKSVVKYKDVIVGKVEDVRFSDDLGSVIVTARLTKEMRPYLSEKTLFWIVHARLSADSVEGLDTLLSGAYISMDPHKGKESVRRFKGLVNPPVITDRTPGKRFILEAQSKGSLQIGSPVYYKQLKAGTVVSYHLAPNGRTVLIDVFIQKPFSDLITDTTRFWNASGIDAHIGADGVEIRTESLTAILSGGIAFDNFEVFGPGSRVQDGHHFVLYNTIKEARKVTYTRELYFWVYFNESVRGLKAGAPVEFRGVKVGEVVNLFLVGDVKTANFKIPILIKIEPERFTITGRERNASKGMDPKVFKALVDKGLRAQLQSANLLTGSLLINLDFHPDAPKANLIKENGLYVFPSVPATIETLKNNVQSILNNLAAIPFKEIGEETRQILGDVRQKTLPGFDATLQGVNRELLPSFVKLIDQSNQTLEEIRKNYLDTNAQIHRQMLKLMNEIEETSRSIRELSNYLNRHPESLIRGR
- a CDS encoding PqiC family protein gives rise to the protein MKKLTLLSFALLTLFLAGCSSRSEYYRLQPRLQPHRDVTPLSTRHIVGIGEVQVTDYLQQKALTLRLGPSRLKVKENALWAGSLDKNIQKVLQHNLAQLVPDYTFLSYPWEEPLSDRTRIYVTVDRFDGDSNGTVVLEGHWSLVDREKDRMVLGEDFHYMQRGAANLPGIVATQNRLLERLSRRIASRIRQRTR
- a CDS encoding GGDEF domain-containing response regulator, coding for MNSELKILFVEDEEGIREELGYYLRHVASGGVLTAENGEEGLKLYREHQPDIVITDLEMPGMHGSQMIRQIKEINPSQAIIVTTAHSDTRFLMKAIELKVDHYLLKPINLELLEDKIRQIEHQIELERRVEQQRIIMEEISAIKGNMLVVLDRQMKAIFLNRGYLEYIGCDSLEMCRQKLPSLAQYMVDWEEGFAPESREEFEWVREIEALPSSRRIVALKKPFEDSETFYNVSLSSNPETGHRIVALSEITELISSRDFYRKQAKRDELTGLNNRFAFNRKFESLIPKALSENGQLSMILIDLDHFKAINDRYGHDFGDKVLTDVARVLEQCIGPKDFLARWGGEEFVVLSQRSLDEAIELAEEIRRKIMEIKYENGVQLHCSCGVSTLNPEEDARDAHKMFRRADKALYQAKNLGRNRVFYERRQRVR